From a single Sorghum bicolor cultivar BTx623 chromosome 5, Sorghum_bicolor_NCBIv3, whole genome shotgun sequence genomic region:
- the LOC110435404 gene encoding non-specific lipid-transfer protein-like: MRPLLVSLALIFVVAGVAHGAGECGRASADRVALRLAPCVSAADDPQSTPTSSCCSAVHAIGQSPSCLCAVMLSGTARAAGIKPEVAITIPKRCNMADRPVGYKCGDYTLP, encoded by the coding sequence ATGAGGCCACTCCTTGTTTCGCTTGCTCTGATTTTCGTGGTTGCCGGTGTGGCGCATGGCGCCGGGGAGTGCGGGAGAGCCTCCGCTGACAGGGTGGCGCTGAGGCTGGCGCCATGCGTCTCGGCCGCCGACGACCCGCAGTCGACGCCGACCAGCAGCTGCTGCTCCGCCGTGCACGCCATCGGGCAGAGCCCCAGCTGCCTGTGCGCCGTCATGCTGTCCGGCACCGCCAGGGCTGCTGGGATCAAGCCGGAGGTCGCCATTACCATCCCCAAGCGCTGCAACATGGCCGATCGCCCCGTCGGCTACAAGTGCGGAG